The DNA region actgatttatGCGaaaggctaccagtttgatacacacttaaataaataaatatattgtcatttgtaagttacacgtaagtgtgatttaaacaagaatagctaaataaataaatttatatatattaaaaaaatgggtatttctgtctatttttttccttttacagaaggttttttgtagagaataaatgatgaaaaaaacacttaattgaacggtttaaaagaggagaaaacaagaaaaaatgtaaaataaaattttgaaacatagtttatcttcaatttcgactctttataattcaaaattcaaccgacaaaaagaagagaaaaactagcttatttgaatctttttgaaaaaattaaaaaaaatactttgtggaacatcattagtaatttttcctgattaagatacattttagaattttgatgacatgttttaaattggttaaaatccaatctgcactttgttagaatatttaacaaattggaccaatctatatttctaacaaagacaaatcagtatttcttctagattttccagaacaaaaattttaaaagaaattcaaaatactttgaaataagatttaaatttgattctacagattttctagatttgccagaatattttttttgaattttaatcatagtaagtttgaagaaatatttcacaaatattctttgtcgaaaaaacagaagctaaaatatttatcattctttacaataaaaaataaataaatttacttgaacattgatttaaattgtcaggaaagaagaggaagacatttaaaaggtaaaaaggtatatttgtttaaaaatcctaaaatcatttttaaggttgtattttttctctaaaattgtatttctaaaagtaataagaagcaaagtaaaaaataaatgaatttatttaaacaagtgaagacccatccatccatccattttctaccgcttattccaagtgaagaccaagtctttaaaatattttcttggattttcaaattctatttgagttttgtctcttttagaattaaaaatgtcgagcaaagcgagaccagcttgctagtaaataaatacaatttaaaaaatagaggcagctcactggtaagtgctgctctttgagctatttttagaacaggccagcaggcgactgatctggtccttacgggctacctggtgaccgcgggcaccgcgttggtgacccctgccctagtatatacaataatataaaccaagtcattgtatttcatttaggattatttcatatcttcatttaaatacaaatatatttttatcttttttagatacagtcaataaataatgtgaacatgtatcataacatggaaatcgaagagaacgtgttgtggatgattgtggactgggtatttttttaattttattttttacacatttttattaaaaaaaaaaaaaaaaaagtttttccgacgtattacattttagacgatttatcttcttagttattatttcaccggctgtagaaaagacccgctcacagggcacagaggaggcgtcagtgcgacacagttcgcgtatcggtcacgtgaccaaaacagctcatgatcggtcacgtgactttctaaaagcggtacgcgcaccgacacagggtttcgctctatgagctcgacgcatgcgccgatgcatcggtgttgccggacccatcactactatttactcacattccatctgcatccttgggttcctctgttctacttttaattgaactgtgacacaacccttttgtgcgaatgagtgtaaatggaggagggaggttttttgggttggtgcactaattgtaagtgtatcttgtgttttttatgtagatttaataagaaaaacaaaaatgtgaatattatttattttttttatttcttgtgcggcccggtaccaatcgatccacggaccggttggggaccactggcctaGATGCTCCCATctgctccattttttttttagggacggcgtggcgcagtggaagagtggccgtgcgcgacccgagggtccctggttcaatccccacctagtaccaacctcgtcatgtccgttgtgtcctgagcaagacacttcacccttgctcctgatgggtgctggttagcgccttgcatggcagctccctccatcagtgtgtgaatgtgtgtgtgaatgggtaaatgtggaagtagtgtcaaagcgctttgagtaccttgaaggtagaaaagcgctatacaagtacaacccatttatcatttatgttggaATAGGTTTCCCCCTTTGATGTAGAATAAGAGCTGTAGTTTCGGGTAAAACTTCTCAGCGTGTGGCATGAGCCAAATTTCTATCACTAGCCTTCCCTGTCTTTGTACCGCTTCCTAATTTTCTAaaagtgttgtgtttactgagagagggcgcccgtgggcgtgtcccgcggtgcgctcgtcaggGCACGCAACAGGAGAAGCAGCAGAAGTGTGACCCATAACAGGACCCCCCCCCTTATGCGAGACTCCCGACGAGCTTCGGGGTGCCTCAGGGTGAGTCCGGTAAAAATCCTCAATAAGGGAGGGGTCGGCGATGTAAGAAGCCGGGACCCATGATCTGTCCTCGGGTCCATAGCCCTCCCAGTCCACGAGGTAGACCCATCCTCTTCCTTGTCGTCGGACCTTGAGAATCTCCCTGACGGTCCACACCTGGTCCCCATCCTCGAGAACCCTAGGCGGAGGGGGGGCAGGGGTGGGGGGCGACAGTGAACTGTTGGTTACTGGTTTGACCTGAGACACGTGGAACACCGGGTGGGATCTCATGGAACCAGGGAGATCCAGACAAACTGCTGCAGGATTGACCTTGGATCTGACCGTATATGGTCCAACGAACCGTGGCGCTAGTTTCTGAGAAGATATCGGGAGGTGGAGGTCCTTGGCCCGTAGCAGCACCTGCTGCCCGGGCTGATAGTCGGGAGCCGGGATGCGCCGCCGGTTGGCGTTACGACGCATCTTCTCAGATGCCTTCAATAAGGCAGCGCGGGCAGACCTCCACACCTTGCGGCATCGTCTCAGGTGGGCTCGGGTGGAAGGAACTGCCACTTCGATCTCCTGGGAGGGAAATAAAGGAGGTTGAAAACCTTGCCAGCATTCAAATGGGACATACCAATAGCTGCGCAGGTCATGGAGTTAAAGGAGTACTCCACCCAAGGAATAAACTTGCACCAGGAGTTGGGCTGTTGAGCAGCCATACAACGCAGCATGGTCTCCACCCCCTGGTTGGCCCTTTCCGCTTGTCCATTGCTCTGGGGGTGGTAGCCAGAAGTCAGGCtggtactgttgtgtttactgagagagggcgcccgtgggcgtgtcccgcggtgcgctcgtcaggGCACGCAACAGGAGAAGCAGCAGAAGTGTGACCCATAACAAAAAGGCCTAAAATCATGTTTGACTGTTAATCCTGGGCTCCgtatctttctgtgtggcgtttgtatgttctcctcgtgactgtgtgggttccctccgggtactccggctacctcccacctccaaagacatgcacctggggataggttgattggcaacactaaaattgg from Nerophis lumbriciformis linkage group LG15, RoL_Nlum_v2.1, whole genome shotgun sequence includes:
- the LOC140679421 gene encoding uncharacterized protein, with the translated sequence MLRCMAAQQPNSWCKFIPWEIEVAVPSTRAHLRRCRKVWRSARAALLKASEKMRRNANRRRIPAPDYQPGQQVLLRAKDLHLPISSQKLAPRFVGPYTVRSKVNPAAVCLDLPGSMRSHPVFHVSQVKPVTNSSLSPPTPAPPPPRVLEDGDQVWTVREILKVRRQGRGWVYLVDWEGYGPEDRSWVPASYIADPSLIEDFYRTHPEAPRSSSGVSHKGGGPVMGHTSAASPVACPDERTAGHAHGRPLSVNTTLLEN